A single genomic interval of Peromyscus leucopus breed LL Stock chromosome 7, UCI_PerLeu_2.1, whole genome shotgun sequence harbors:
- the LOC114687627 gene encoding olfactory receptor 145-like — protein sequence MGLENSSLVTEFILQGLTNDPDLQLPLFLLFLLIYTTTALGNAALITLIVLNSHLHTPMYFFLLNLSFIDLCYSSVITPKMLMNFLVRKNVISYVGCMTQVYFFCFFALSECSVLTSMAYDRYVAICNPLLYNTAMSPKMCSYLMLGSYIMGFSGAMILTGWMLRLTFCDRNTINHYFCDLLPLLQLSCTNTFANGIEIIFVGGIYIFVPSVIIFTSYGFILSTIFQMRSTEGRSKAFSTCSSHIIAVSLFFGSGAFMYLQPSSVGSMDEGKRSSIFYTILVPMMNPLIYSLRNKDVKVALRKTFMKRLF from the coding sequence ATGGGTCTAGAAAACAGTTCTTTGGTGACTGAATTCATTCTACAGGGATTGACAAATGACCCTGATCTCCAGTTACCCCTGTTCTTACTCTTTCTGCTAATATATACAACCACAGCACTGGGGAATGCAGCTTTGATAACTTTAATCGTGCTGAATTCTCACCTTCATAcccccatgtactttttccttttaaacttgtCTTTCATTGATCTCTGTTATTCCTCTGTTATTACACCCAAAATGCTGATGAATTTCTTAGTAAGGAAGAATGTTATCTCCTACGTGGGATGTATGACCCAGgtatatttcttctgtttttttgctCTCAGTGAATGCAGTGTTCTGACATCAATGGCCTATGACCGTTATGTGGCTATCTGCAACCCACTCTTGTATAACACTGCAATGTCTCCCAAGATGTGTTCCTATCTTATGCTTGGTTCATACATAATGGGATTTTCTGGTGCCATGATCCTCACTGGATGGATGCTTAGACTGACCTTTTGTGACAGAAACACCATCAACCACTATTTCTGTGATCTGCTTCCTTTGTTGCAGCTCTCCTGCACCAACACTTTTGCCAATGGGATAGAGATTATTTTTGTAGGTGGGATATATATCTTTGTGCCCAGTGTTATTATCTTTACCTCTTATGGATTCATCCTCTCTACCATTTTTCAAATGAGATCCACTGAGGGCAGATCTAAAGCCTTTAGCACCTGCAGCTCTCACATAattgctgtttctctgttctttggttCGGGTGCATTTATGTATCTTCAGCCCTCCTCAGTTGGGTCTATGGATGAGGGAAAAAGGTCTTCCATTTTTTATACCATATTGGTTCCTATGATGAACCCATTAATCTATAGCTTGAGGAACAAAGATGTTAAAGTTGCCCTGAGAAAAACCTTTATGAAGAGGTTGTTTTGA